One Aphelocoma coerulescens isolate FSJ_1873_10779 chromosome 5, UR_Acoe_1.0, whole genome shotgun sequence DNA segment encodes these proteins:
- the GLRX5 gene encoding glutaredoxin-related protein 5, mitochondrial, translating to MSAAVRAGWRIGAAAAALRGRAGRPLSQATGEGGGAEGGGGSGSREAVERLVREHPVVVFMKGSPAQPLCGFSNAVVQILRLHGVEDYRAHDVLQDPDLRQGIKNYSNWPTIPQVYLNGEFVGGCDILLQMHQNGDLVEELKKLGIRSALLDAEKDQEKK from the exons ATGAGCGCGGCGGTGCGGGCGGGGTGGCGGatcggggccgccgccgccgctctgcggggccgggccgggcgcccGCTCAGCCAGGCGACCGGGGAGGGCGGCGGGGCtgagggcggcggcggctcgggATCGCGGGAGGCGGTGGAGCGGTTGGTGCGGGAGCACCCGGTGGTGGTGTTCATGAAGGGCAGCCCGGCGCAGCCGCTCTGCGGCTTCAGCAACGCCGTGGTGCAGATCCTGCGGCTGCACGGCGTGGAGGATTATCGCGCCCACGACGTGCTACAGGACCCCGACCTCCGCCAAG gAATAAAAAACTACTCCAACTGGCCTACCATCCCACAAGTGTACCTCAATGGGGAATTTGTTGGCGGCTGTGATATACTCCTCCAGATGCATCAGAATGGAGATCTTGTAGAAGAGCTGAAGAAACTAGGAATCCGTTCAGCGCTTCTGGATGCAGAAAAAGACcaagagaaaaagtaa